Below is a window of Fimbriimonadaceae bacterium DNA.
CAGAATCTCCAGTTTTTGGGCTTGAGCGGGGGAGAGGGTTTCCGCCAGCGCGTCCCATTCAAACGTGAATCCCATCCGCTCTGCCAGTGATTGAGCCCTTTCTTGGGCGGGTTTCAGCGAGATGAGCGGCCCAGGCTCCGCCCCAAGCATCAGATTTTGCAAGCAGGTGAGCTCTGGGATGATGCTGTAGTGCTGACTCACCATGCCAATCCCGGTGGCGATGCCCTGTGCGGCGTTCTTGAAGTGGACCTCGTTCTCGTTAACTTTGAGGAGGCCTTCGTCAGCCGCCAGCGCCCCATAAAGAATGCGCATCAGCGTGGTTTTGCCTGCGCCATTTTCGCCGACGACGGCATGGATCGACCCCGACGCCACATTTAACGTGACTTCGTTGAGCGCTTCAACAGCCCCAAAGCGCTTTGTCATTCCCTGCATTGAGACTGCGTAAGGCATGCCTACACATAATTTAGCCGCTCGCGGGCATCCTTAACATTTTCTCAAACAAAGCGCATGTTGTTTCTTGTCCCCGCCCCTCGGCGATCATCTCTTGCAGGAGCCTGTTTACAAGCTCTGTCCCCGGCACTGCCGCCCCAATCTCTCTCGCAGCCTCTTCACAATAGCCAAAGTCCTTCGTCTGGTTGAGAATGCTAAAGCCGGGCGACCAGTCCCTGTTCAGAATCTTGGGCCCGTAGTTTTCGAACGCCCAGCTTCCCGCCGCACCGCTGCCGACCATCTCCCGCGCTTGTTCAAGATTGAGCCCAGCTTTTTGGGCAAAGCTCAGGGCTTCGCACAAGGCGATCAAGGCTCCACCGACAGCGATCTGGTTGACCATCTTCATCATCTGGCCCGCACCCGAATCCCCTACCCTCTCGGCTCTCTTGGCGTAGGCCTGCACGTATGGCAAGACATGATGGATATGTGTAGGATTTCCGCCCATAAATATCGTTAGTGTCCCTTTTTGCGCTCCCATGCTTCCGCCGGTGATCGGCGCATCAATGAATCCGATGCTGTGCTTTTCAAGCTCATCGTGCACGTCCTTTGCGGCTTTTGGAGAGATCGTGGAATGATCGACGATTATGGAGTCGGGACGCATGTTATGTGCAAGTTTTGAACAGATATCATGAACATCTTCGGACTTTGTGACGCACAGAATCACGATATCGCATGCCTTGGCAAGCTCTTCAAGGGATTCGGCAATGGCCGCCCCTTGGTCGGCGAGTGGCTTGGCCTTTGCAGGCGTTCTTGCCCAAACGGTGACGTCGTGACCAGCCTTGAGCAAGTGCCCTGCCATGGGTCCACCCATCACGCCAAGGCCGATAAATCCGATTCGGGTCATGCGGTTATTTTGGCGGATGCGGCGGGTGATTTACCGAATGGGCAGATCTACCTTTGTGGTTCTGCGGTCACTGCCTTGAGTCGCGTTTTGTGGAGTCTTGCTGGGAGTTTCACGCAGAGGAGTTGTCATGTTGTGCTGATGTGCAATGAGTAAAAACGCATCCAGGCGGCACGTCAGGTAACCGCGAGCGCCGGAATCCATGACCGAGACGGTCATGGGACACACGGGCGAGACGCCCGTGCCACGATCGGAAGTGCTTTCAGACCCTCTATCGCAGGCGACAGGGTGACGACTGCAAACCCAATAAAGACCCTCCATCGCAAGCGACGGAGGGATGGGCGCATTGCTAACTCCAGATTCCAAAACCCAAAAAATAGAACTGAGTCACTCTTCAAACCGAATGCTTGCCCCACGGGCATGCTGAGGGAAGCCTTCCATTTCGCCGAACGCTTCGATGGTCGGCAACAGTTCCTTCAAGTCCTCGCGAGTGAGGCGGCTGATGCTCTGGAATCTGAGAAACTCCATCACATTCAACGGGGAGCCAAAACGCGCTGCCATCGACGTAGGCAGGGTGTGGGAAGGGCCAGAGCAGAAGTCGCCTGCCGACTGAGGTGTATAGCTGCCGAGCAGGATGCAGCCCGAATGTTCGATCGACTGCAATGCCTCCTCCGGGTTCTCCACCATTAGGGTCAGGTGCTCGGCGGCAAGGCTACTCGCTGTATTGAGCGCCATCTGCCGCGACTCGTCGATGATGACGATGCCATGATCCTTCAGAGCGGTTCGCATCACCTGCTCGCGAGGAGAACCTTTCAGCTGCTTCTCAGCCTCGGCTAGGATCGCGTTTGCGACATCCTTGCTCCAAGTAACGAGCACTCCGAAGTTATCTTCCGCGTGTTCAACCTGAGAAAGCCAGTCTGCCGCCGCCCAAGCTGGATTTGCGGTTTCGTCTGCGACTACTGCGACCTCGCTTGGGCCTGCGTAAGTGTCGAACCCGACAAGCCCCCAAAGCTGACGCTTGGCTTCATTCACCCACTTGTTTCCAGGCCCCACGATCTTGTCGACCGCGTGCCACAGATCGCCTGTGTTCTTTGGAACGCCGCGCTCGGTGTAGGCGGAGTTGTCGCCGTGCGCCAGGATAGCGACTGCGGCTGCGCCGCCCGACTTGATAATCTGGCTGATGCCCAGCTCGCGCGCGGCGATCAGGATCGCGGGGTGCAGAGATCCGTCTGCGAGCGGGGGCGTGGCGATCCTGATCTCCTTTGCTCCCACTGCCAGAGCGGGGACTGCGTTCATGATCACCGAGCTTGGGTAGCTCGCCTTTCCGCCCGGTGCGTAAACGCCGATTTTCTCGATGGGAACAAGCCTTTGCCCCTCATAGCCTGTGTCGTTTGCGCCGTGACGCGCGGGCATGCGCCACTCATAGATGTGTTCGCCAGATTTTTGCCAGCCTTTCGTCAGAGCTTTCAACTGCGCTTCATGAAATTCGCGCACTCGCTCAATGCTGTGGACGATGGCGGCGTGGTGTTCTTTAGAAACCACAGCGTTCTTGATCTCTTTCTCGGTAACGACCAGATCTCGGATACGGAGTTTTGGGGCATCAAATCTGCGGGTGTACTTCCACACGGCCCAAAGACCGTTTATACGAACGTCTTCGATGATCTTGGCGACGGCTTTGGATTCGGCAAAGCTCCGGTCCAGTCCCCTTCGGGAAAGAGCGATCCGCGCACGGGCGTACTCGTGGAAGGTAGTTCTGTCGGACGTATCGTAGACGATCACACGACAGAGGCTCATCCCAGCATCCCGAGCGCGCGGTCGATGCGTCGGATCATCCGGTCCGGCCCGAGCACGCTCATCAGTTCGAACAGTCCGGGGCCGACGGTTTTGCCGGTGAGGGCAACGCGGGTGGGGTGGACGATAGGGCCAAGTTTCTCTTGTCCGAGGACTTCAGCTTGATTTCTTAGGAAAGTCTCGCACTCTTCTACAGAAATCTCTTTCTTGTTATCGAGAAACGCCTTTAGATTATCGAACAGTGCGGGGACATGCTCCTGCCCAAACCACTTCTCCACAGATTTTTCGTCCATCTCTGGCTCTTCAACCAGAAAAAACTGACACGCTTCGCCGAATTCGGCAAGGGTCGTGACACGCTCTTGCTCCAGCGTGATCGCCTCCGACACAAGTGTCTCATCCTCGCGTGCTGCCTTCGCCAAAAGCTTGAGAGCAGCTCCGGTCTTCTCTTCGGCGCGCGCTTCCGCTGCCCAATACTCTGCCGATTCCGGACTTGATGCGTAGTCGGCAACCTCCTTCACGAGCAAGGTCGGTGACATTTGGCGAATGTAGTTTCCGTTCATCCATTTGAGCTTGTCGGGGTCGAAGACACCTGGTGAGGGCTGCAGGCCATCCAGGTCGAACGCTTCCGCCATCTCATCCATCGACATCAGTTCGCGGTCGCCTCCGGGGGCCCAACCGATAAGAGCAATAAAGTTCGCCAATGCGCCGGGCAGATAGCCTGCGGCACGGTAGTCAAGACAGCGTGTATCGCCGTGCCGTTTGCTGAGCTTGGCGCCGTCCTTGCCTTTGATGACGGGGACGTGGACGAATTCGGGCGGCGTCCATCCGAACGCCTCGAACAGCCAGACGTGCTTGGGTGCTGAGCTGATCCACTCTTCGCCTCGGATGATATGGGTCGTTTCCATCAGGTGGTCATCGACCATTGCGGCGAAGTGATAAGTCGGCATGCCGTCGGCTTTGATCAGCACGGGATCGTCCACTTCTTCGGCGTCGAACTCGATTCGTTTACGAATGGCGTCCTGGATCACCAGCTTTTTGCCTCGTGGCATTTTGAGGCGGATCACCCCAGGCTTTCCGGCAGCCTTTGCTTCTTCGACTTGGGCGGGGGTTGCGTCTCGCCAAATCCCTCCAAAGTAGCCGATGGGCTGCTTGTTGATCTGCTGGAATTCGCGCATCTCAGTCAGCTCTTCCGAGGTGTCGAAAGCCCAATACGCGTTGCCTTGATCGAGAAGGATTTGTGAGTATTTATCGTA
It encodes the following:
- the hisD gene encoding histidinol dehydrogenase; this encodes MSLCRVIVYDTSDRTTFHEYARARIALSRRGLDRSFAESKAVAKIIEDVRINGLWAVWKYTRRFDAPKLRIRDLVVTEKEIKNAVVSKEHHAAIVHSIERVREFHEAQLKALTKGWQKSGEHIYEWRMPARHGANDTGYEGQRLVPIEKIGVYAPGGKASYPSSVIMNAVPALAVGAKEIRIATPPLADGSLHPAILIAARELGISQIIKSGGAAAVAILAHGDNSAYTERGVPKNTGDLWHAVDKIVGPGNKWVNEAKRQLWGLVGFDTYAGPSEVAVVADETANPAWAAADWLSQVEHAEDNFGVLVTWSKDVANAILAEAEKQLKGSPREQVMRTALKDHGIVIIDESRQMALNTASSLAAEHLTLMVENPEEALQSIEHSGCILLGSYTPQSAGDFCSGPSHTLPTSMAARFGSPLNVMEFLRFQSISRLTREDLKELLPTIEAFGEMEGFPQHARGASIRFEE
- a CDS encoding glutamate--tRNA ligase — translated: MSVRVRYAPSPTGSPHVGNIRTALFCHLFAKHHGGQMMLRIEDTDRTRYVPGCEEEIEESIRWMGIEWHEGPDKGGPFGPYRQSERKELGIYDKYSQILLDQGNAYWAFDTSEELTEMREFQQINKQPIGYFGGIWRDATPAQVEEAKAAGKPGVIRLKMPRGKKLVIQDAIRKRIEFDAEEVDDPVLIKADGMPTYHFAAMVDDHLMETTHIIRGEEWISSAPKHVWLFEAFGWTPPEFVHVPVIKGKDGAKLSKRHGDTRCLDYRAAGYLPGALANFIALIGWAPGGDRELMSMDEMAEAFDLDGLQPSPGVFDPDKLKWMNGNYIRQMSPTLLVKEVADYASSPESAEYWAAEARAEEKTGAALKLLAKAAREDETLVSEAITLEQERVTTLAEFGEACQFFLVEEPEMDEKSVEKWFGQEHVPALFDNLKAFLDNKKEISVEECETFLRNQAEVLGQEKLGPIVHPTRVALTGKTVGPGLFELMSVLGPDRMIRRIDRALGMLG
- a CDS encoding NAD(P)-dependent oxidoreductase, yielding MTRIGFIGLGVMGGPMAGHLLKAGHDVTVWARTPAKAKPLADQGAAIAESLEELAKACDIVILCVTKSEDVHDICSKLAHNMRPDSIIVDHSTISPKAAKDVHDELEKHSIGFIDAPITGGSMGAQKGTLTIFMGGNPTHIHHVLPYVQAYAKRAERVGDSGAGQMMKMVNQIAVGGALIALCEALSFAQKAGLNLEQAREMVGSGAAGSWAFENYGPKILNRDWSPGFSILNQTKDFGYCEEAAREIGAAVPGTELVNRLLQEMIAEGRGQETTCALFEKMLRMPASG